One Ogataea parapolymorpha DL-1 chromosome VI, whole genome shotgun sequence DNA window includes the following coding sequences:
- a CDS encoding 1,3-beta-glucanosyltransferase GAS5, protein MKYSFLLSLLIGSVAASLPAINVTGNAFLNSETGERFYIRGVDYQPGGSSNLTDPLADVEVCSRDIPYFKDLGLNTIRVYSVDNTLSHFECMEKLADAGIYLILDVTTPGTSISRSNPGCSYNADFLQNIFATVDAFANYTNVLGFFAGNEVVNNEDVLFTAPYIKATVRDLKKYIKARNYRQIPVGYSAADVSSVRLELAKYLNCGNDSTARIDMLGVNDYSWCGHSSFTQSGYSEKVKMYSGYSVPMFLSEYGCNTQGTRQFSEVASIYSTQMSSVFSGGLVYEYSQEDSDYGLVEIDGDSVSTLDDYKNLRSMLNSTSDPQGSGGYSTSYKPSECPTDWNFTITVPDTPEDAQTYFENGAGAGYGFEAETQESCDYDDLSSVSSQSATPTDSSTASQSSTRASSSSSSPTTSSSSSRGVGTQMQASTFYSILMILSALLI, encoded by the coding sequence ATGAAATACTCGTTCTTGCTCTCGCTCCTCATCGGATCTGTCGCAGCATCATTGCCTGCTATCAATGTAACCGGAAATGCTTTTTTAAATTCTGAAACGGGCGAGAGGTTTTATATAAGGGGTGTTGATTATCAGCCCGGTGGATCTTCAAACCTTACTGATCCTCTGGCAGATGTTGAAGTCTGTTCCAGAGATATCCCTTACTTCAAGGATCTTGGTTTGAATACCATTAGAGTTTACTCGGTGGACAATACCTTGAGTCATTTTGAGTGTATGGAGAAGCTTGCAGATGCAGGAATTTACTTGATCTTGGACGTCACTACCCCGGGAACATCGATTTCGAGAAGTAACCCAGGTTGTTCGTACAATGCGGACTTTTTGCAAAACATTTTTGCTACAGTCGACGCCTTTGCTAACTACACTAATGTCCTGGGCTTTTTCGCAGGAAACGAGGTGGTCAACAATGAAGACGTTTTGTTTACTGCTCCCTACATCAAGGCTACTGTTAGAGATCTTAAAAAGTACATCAAGGCGAGAAATTATAGACAGATCCCTGTGGGTTACTCGGCTGCGGATGTTTCCTCGGTGAGATTAGAACTAGCAAAGTATTTGAATTGCGGAAATGATTCAACTGCCAGAATTGATATGCTCGGTGTTAACGACTATTCTTGGTGTGGTCACTCCTCCTTCACTCAGTCAGGATATTCAGAGAAGGTGAAAATGTACTCCGGTTACTCGGTTCCTATGTTCCTTTCTGAGTACGGTTGCAACACTCAAGGTACCAGACAATTTTCCGAGGTCGCTTCTATCTATTCTACTCAGATGTCTTCAGTTTTTTCTGGCGGATTGGTCTATGAGTATTCGCAAGAAGATTCAGACTACGGACttgtcgagatcgacgGAGATTCTGTCTCCACTTTGGACGACTATAAGAACCTGAGATCCATGCTGAATTCTACATCTGATCCTCAAGGAAGTGGAGGGTACTCTACGTCTTACAAGCCTTCCGAGTGCCCAACTGATTGGAACTTCACAATCACGGTTCCAGATACTCCAGAGGATGCTCAAACTTATTTTGAAAATGGTGCTGGTGCAGGTTATGGTTTTGAAGCCGAAACGCAAGAGTCTTGCGACTATGACGATCTTTCCAGTGTCAGTTCTCAATCTGCGACCCCAACCGACTCTTCCACTGCTTCGCAATCGTCGACAAGAGCAtcctcatcttcttcatcccCTACAacctcttcttcctcatcaagAGGTGTTGGTACCCAAATGCAAGCAAGCACATTCTACTCtattttgatgattttgtctGCTTTGCTTATTTAA
- a CDS encoding Nuclear transport factor 2, translating to MSVDFNALAQQFCSFYYDQFDKDRSQLGNLYREHSMLTFESSQIQGARNIIEKLTSLGFNKVAHRISTLDAQPASENGDVLVMVTGELLIDDEQNTQRYSQVFHLIPDAGSYYVLNDIFRLNYA from the exons ATGTCGGTTGATTTTAACGCTTTGGCTCAACAGTTTTGCAGCTTCTATTACGATCAATTTGACAAGGACAGATCTCAACTGGGAAATCTTTAT AGAGAACACTCTATGCTCACTTTTGAGTCTTCCCAAATTCAAGGTGCTCGCAACATCATTGAAAAACTCACATCCCTTGgtttcaacaaggtggCTCACAGAATATCCACCCTTGATGCTCAGCCTGCATCCGAAAATGGAGACGTTCTTGTTATGGTTACTGGTGAGCTTCTGATTGATGACGAACAAAATACCCAGAGATATTCTCAGGTCTTCCATCTCATTCCGGATGCAGGCTCTTACTACGTCCTGAATGATATCTTTAGACTCAATTACGCTTAA
- a CDS encoding dynactin 5, protein MDQWVETSSKNRLHKTCKIKGLKQISLAGRCTICEHCHLNAQLNSIKVGKNSFLEPFVTVDSSKAEVKLGSYTRIGSKSTIGSGAAIGSRVDVGSGCILEPGCVIRDCCVIEDHVRIPANYLVPPFTRVTIESGTLKEYELPPSYRQINEDKLCILEAVGVRVGNNRN, encoded by the coding sequence ATGGATCAATGGGTTGAGACATCTTCAAAAAATCGACTACATAAAACCTGTAAGATTAAAGGGTTGAAGCAGATTTCACTGGCTGGCCGGTGCACGATTTGTGAGCATTGTCATCTGAATGCTCAACTCAATTCAATCAAGGTTGGAAAGAACTCTTTCCTAGAGCCATTTGTAACAGTCGACTCTTCGAAAGCAGAAGTGAAATTAGGGTCTTACACACGAATCGGCTCCAAAAGTACCATTGGATCTGGTGCAGCAATAGGCAGCAGAGTGGATGTAGGGTCTGGTTGTATTTTGGAGCCAGGATGTGTTATCAGAGACTGTTGTGTAATCGAAGACCACGTTAGAATTCCAGCAAACTACCTAGTACCGCCCTTTACAAGAGTGACCATCGAAAGTGGCACCTTGAAAGAGTACGAATTGCCTCCAAGCTACAGACAAATCAATGAGGACAAACTTTGTATTTTGGAAGCGGTTGGTGTCAGGGTAGGAAATAATAGAAATTGA
- a CDS encoding High affinity polyamine permease encodes MKFTTKQSPTVEALEVTSIEDQHQKKSKFVADGHTVRRLRRRHIDLISIGGSVGTAMFVTIGASLSTGGPGNLLVAFVLHAFVMYIVTVSIGEVVCYLPVDSPFITHAGRFVDPALEACFGYNFYLLMALYVPFEVTSVNSMIHFWTEDYSAAASIVPMIVSYVILNIFAVRWYGESEFFLSIGKVILAVGLMLFTLVTMLGGNPNHDRYGFRNFGNYDDAFPKYLGNRANAFWSAYAKAVFSQAAPEYLGMVAGEAENPRKTMAVAFKSIIFRLLFFYVFGSLCVGIVLKHNDPTLVNAVAEGAAGANVSPYVIAMRNLNIRVLPHIVNVLCMLSSYSAGNSYMYCGSRSMFALAKRGLAPKFFSITTESGVPIVGLALSTCFACLSLLQLGSSASVALNWLINLTTGAQVLNYFYMMIVYLGFYRACKAQGLDRLSLPLQTWVTKLQPFPAIFGLIVTFLIIAFLGTFAFIPSFDVDSFLYYYLMFFLNIAIFLSWKIIKKTKFVNPATADLTTGLKEIEHHEEEYYERMQNSKIKPDSKFDKVLSWLL; translated from the coding sequence ATGAAGTTCACAACGAAACAGAGCCCAACCGTCGAAGCTCTCGAGGTCACTTCAATAGAGGACCAACATCAGAAGAAATCTAAATTTGTCGCAGATGGTCACACGGTTCGAAGGTTACGTCGTCGTCACATCGATCTTATCAGTATCGGAGGATCCGTCGGCACAGCAATGTTTGTCACTATTGGAGCTTCCTTGTCCACGGGTGGACCAGGAAATCTCTTGGTGGCATTCGTGCTCCATGCTTTTGTGATGTATATCGTCACTGTTTCGATAGGAGAAGTTGTCTGTTACCTTCCTGTTGACTCGCCTTTTATCACGCACGCTGGACGTTTCGTTGATCCCGCCTTGGAGGCCTGCTTTGGATACAACTTTTACCTGCTCATGGCTCTCTATGTTCCATTTGAAGTGACATCCGTTAATAGTATGATACATTTCTGGACAGAAGACTATTCGGCAGCGGCATCGATTGTTCCGATGATTGTTTCCTACGTCATCTTGAACATCTTTGCTGTGAGATGGTATGGAGAATCTGAGTTTTTCTTATCCATCGGAAAGGTCATCCTTGCGGTCGGATTGATGCTATTTACCCTCGTCACAATGTTGGGTGGAAACCCAAACCACGACAGATATGGTTTCCGTAATTTTGGAAACTACGACGATGCTTTTCCTAAGTATCTTGGAAACAGAGCGAACGCTTTCTGGTCTGCATACGCGAAGGCAGTGTTCAGTCAGGCTGCTCCAGAGTATTTGGGTATGGTTGCAGGTGAAGCTGAAAACCCAAGGAAAACCATGGCAGTCGCATTCAAAAGTATTATTTTCAGACTGCTTTTCTTCTACGTGTTTGGATCGCTTTGTGTTGGCATTGTCCTGAAACACAATGACCCTACATTAGTCAATGCTGTTGCGGAAGGTGCCGCTGGTGCTAATGTCTCACCTTACGTCATCGCAATGAGAAACTTGAACATCAGGGTGCTGCCTCATATTGTCAACGTTCTGTGTATGCTGTCCTCCTACTCTGCTGGAAACTCATACATGTATTGCGGGTCCAGATCCATGTTCGCCCTCGCCAAGAGAGGCCTTGCTCCAAAATTCTTTAGCATAACGACAGAAAGTGGGGTTCCGATTGTGGGTTTGGCACTATCAACGTGTTTTGCGTGCCTATCGCTTCTACAACTTGGAAGCTCGGCTTCGGTTGCTCTGAACTGGTTGATTAATTTGACAACAGGTGCTCAAGTTCTCAACTACTTCTACATGATGATTGTTTACCTTGGGTTTTACAGAGCCTGTAAGGCTCAGGGTTTGGATCGGTTATCTCTACCTTTGCAGACATGGGTCACCAAGTTGCAACCATTTCCCGCTATTTTTGGGCTTATCGTCACATTCTTGATTATTGCTTTCCTGGGAACATTTGCTTTCATTCCTTCTTTTGATGTCGATTCGTTCCTTTACTACTACTTGATGTTCTTCCTGAACATCGCAATTTTCCTGAGCTGGAAGATTATTAAGAAAACCAAGTTTGTTAATCCTGCAACAGCTGACTTGACCACTGGCTTGAAGGAAATTGAGCATCATGAGGAGGAGTATTATGAGAGAATGCAAAACTCCAAGATCAAACCTGACAGTAAGTTCGATAAGGTGTTGTCTTGGCTTCTCTAA
- a CDS encoding histone acetylase, which produces MGGFNNVILSNSHFVPHYNVSTGIERLTVLLKDKETTATIYPIFSPDDLPFELLRFLTQEYNDEIARGDTQPFFEPLTIDEFRDYWLGQFAAVMVLGDDPTLDTSWSHKEWAKRCLGTFFIKASYPGRCAHVATANILVNAGIREKGIGRILAECFLAWAPKLSYTYAMMELIFETNAPAKTVLESLHFKKIGRIKGCGLLKSNKDSLIDAITYGRELDPPETKTDHNSKYEKIRDFILTRKYPDDADRQEKSRLRALASHYTVENGHLYLKGKEVIMTQKEQLRITKDAHERGHIGINKTTSYLCDRYHWPKIKEMVTQVVKACPECKDPTLISLKRSEVPTPKLRTKSPRQQYIHHQSPNTLSQQLPDIAHIYQNTHIDSSNPLNDILAGSGISDVVEMVQRQHRHIQEPHQNHTFADYASHYHPNITSNFHYNSPGDHSETPTPADSQNLRYKTPNSIPIDPAVTKSHNQGSNDGSDVAASSEIDMARALLNSGQGQPRN; this is translated from the coding sequence ATGGGTGGTTTTAATAACGTTATCTTATCTAACAGTCACTTTGTTCCTCATTACAATGTCTCCACTGGTATTGAGCGCCTTACTGTGTTGCTGAAAGATAAAGAGACAACGGCAACGATCTATCCTATCTTTTCGCCTGATGATTTGCCATTTGAGCTTTTACGATTTTTAACGCAGGAATACAATGATGAGATTGCTAGGGGAGACACTCAACCGTTCTTTGAGCCTTTGACaatcgacgagttcaggGATTACTGGCTTGGTCAGTTTGCTGCTGTAATGGTGTTGGGGGACGACCCAACTTTGGACACTTCGTGGTCGCACAAGGAGTGGGCCAAGAGATGTCTAGGGACATTTTTCATTAAAGCAAGTTATCCAGGCAGATGCGCACATGTGGCAACAGCAAACATACTTGTGAATGCGGGTATTAGAGAAAAAGGTATAGGCAGAATTTTGGCTGAATGTTTCCTTGCATGGGCTCCAAAGCTAAGCTACACGTATGCGATGATGGAGCTTATTTTTGAAACGAACGCCCCGGCAAAAACTGTCTTGGAGAGCCTTcatttcaaaaagatcGGGCGAATTAAGGGCTGTGGACTACTCAAAAGTAATAAAGACTCCTTGATAGATGCTATCACTTATGGTCGAGAGTTAGATCCCCCCGAGACCAAGACTGACCACAATTCAAAATATGAGAAAATTCGAGACTTCATTCTCACAAGAAAGTATCCAGATGATGCAGATCGGCAGGAAAAGTCCCGACTAAGAGCTCTCGCTTCTCACTATACCGTGGAAAATGGTCACTTGTACTTAAAAGGAAAAGAGGTCATCATGACACAGAAGGAGCAGCTTCGAATTACCAAAGATGCACACGAACGTGGCCACATCGGAATCAACAAGACAACGTCTTATTTGTGCGATAGGTATCACTGgccaaaaatcaaagagaTGGTGACTCAAGTCGTGAAAGCTTGCCCAGAGTGCAAGGATCCAACCCTAATATCTTTAAAAAGATCGGAAGTCCCGACACCGAAGCTGCGAACAAAATCGCCAAGGCAGCAGTATATTCACCACCAGTCGCCCAATACTTTATCGCAGCAGTTACCGGACATTGCTCACATATATCAGAACACACATATTGATTCGTCTAACCCTCTCAATGATATTTTGGCGGGCTCCGGAATCTCGGATGTCGTTGAAATGGTTCAGCGACAACATCGCCATATACAAGAGCCTCATCAAAACCATACATTCGCGGACTATGCATCTCATTATCATCCAAATATAACCTCCAATTTCCACTACAACTCGCCTGGCGATCATTCAGAAACCCCTACTCCTGCAGACTCTCAAAATTTGCGGTATAAAACCCCTAATTCGATTCCCATTGATCCGGCTGTTACTAAGTCACATAACCAAGGCTCTAATGATGGTTCAGATGTTGCAGCCTCTTCCGAGATAGACATGGCTCGAGCATTGCTCAATAGTGGACAAGGACAACCCAGAAATTAA
- a CDS encoding High-affinity potassium transport protein, with the protein MFGTKTFWFKARKRIYHVQAKLGPIVRKLIPNFLVAHYTYIVFWCIIGSILIYPKKNIKYIDALFFAAGASTQAGLNTVDTNNLSLYQQIVIYCVTMLTTPIFIHSAIVFLRLFWFEKSFDDIKEKSMQNFKMRRSATLAQFRTQTMDTSRSIHQNRTNTTGFHNKDYNTHNASEDLGTRLNKLNQQQQVEDREHKLDKIFEDEYTVPMSSSSGGSPETKNHEKGQDIELADLYASHDYPTDMGGVVHYSEPSDEEGEQEVQVPETRSRDIKFVDLPKPPNKRRNKDVEPRDLYMSISMMQQQRDNNIAEDESGPALVIQGPAERTGSKLPGHISRHEKEMKRKQLKKIKKMEKMQDEHPSAFSKPPKEKSIQFQDPARPRKSSTIKWESQTPVPEPEAAEDESALSDEMNSSLEDAGDDPLANDDALSDEENGVGFRHVGRTQSHVMAVPHGKHGTKLDRRAHTFDVPVEKKPESHKKGVNIVKSPTFDKMLRKNMKDKYNRFTRIGRRFTSSRTGHFNAFTDDIETLSDNDLASLYSRSSKHAPPNYLSWTPTIGRNSTFVALTDEQKEELGGVEYRALKLLSTILVSYYIGFHLVGIICFVPFITKRMKYLNIIRSDGVAPAWWGFWYPQTCFNDLGITLTPDSMLSFKENAFTLIIGGFLIVAGNTGFPIFLRFIIWVLHRFSKPLTLYKESLAFLLEHPRRCFTLLFPSGPTWWLLFVLVVLNCIDWLLFIILDFNKSVLESVRPGYRVLDGLFQAISTRTAGLSVVDLSRLSPAVQVSYLVMMYISVMPLAISIRRTNVYEEQSLGVYFDNNDVSSTNNADDNNNNNQNGKSNQTISFIGTHLRKQLSFDLWFLFLGLFIICISEGGRLNQGDIHFTIFSCLFEITSAYGTVGLSLGYPNTTPSFCGQFNTLSKVVLIIMMVRGRHRGLPYAIDRAIMLETDKIKMRDDLQAHHTLRRAQTMLSMPTYASSHHGPLLRVNTTRNEGFDTSNIWPFLKRKASAVAGEFRRNLQTRTYGSEDEEALEFDDESVPSYNGYREAENNERNVMDRNINERSSLSPTGPASADPSSKPNRHNSL; encoded by the coding sequence ATGTTTGGTACCAAAACGTTCTGGTTCAAAGCACGAAAACGAATATACCACGTTCAAGCCAAACTAGGACCAATAGTAAGAAAATTGATTCCCAACTTCTTGGTAGCACATTACACATATATCGTATTTTGGTGCATAATTGGCTCCATTTTGATATAcccaaagaagaacatcAAATACATTGATGCTTTGTTTTTCGCTGCAGGAGCGTCGACCCAAGCGGGACTGAATACCGTGGACACGAATAATCTGAGCTTATACCAACAGATAGTTATTTACTGTGTGACCATGTTGACAACTCCAATATTCATCCACTCGGCCATCGTGTTTTTGAGGCTTTTCTGGTTCGAGAAATCATTTGATGACATTAAGGAAAAGTCAATGCAAAATTTCAAGATGCGTCGATCCGCAACTCTCGCTCAGTTCAGAACACAGACAATGGATACTTCTAGGAGTATACATCAAAACAGAACCAATACCACTGGCTTTCACAATAAAGATTACAATACTCACAATGCTTCTGAGGATCTAGGTACAAGACTGAACAAACTCAatcaacagcaacaagtAGAGGACCGAGAGCACAAATTAGACaaaatatttgaagatGAGTATACTGTTCCTATGTCCTCTAGTTCAGGTGGATCTCCAGAGACAAAGAACCATGAGAAAGGTCAAGATATAGAGCTAGCTGATCTTTACGCATCCCACGATTACCCAACGGACATGGGTGGCGTGGTACATTACAGCGAGCCCAGTGACGAAGAGGGTGagcaagaagttcaagtTCCCGAGACACGGTCGAGAGATatcaagtttgtggactTACCAAAGCCACCCAACAAAAGAAGGAATAAGGATGTCGAGCCACGTGATCTATATATGTCCATTTCTATGATGCAACAACAAAGAGATAATAATATTGCAGAGGACGAATCTGGGCCGGCACTAGTTATACAAGGCCCTGCAGAAAGGACGGGAAGCAAGCTCCCGGGCCATATTAGCCGCCATGAGAAGGAAATGAAACGCAAAcagctgaagaaaatcaaaaaaatggagaaaatgcaaGACGAACACCCATccgctttttcaaagcctcCAAAAGAAAAGTCTATCCAGTTTCAAGATCCAGCCAGACCACGCAAAAGTTCAACAATTAAATGGgaatcacaaactcctGTTCCGGAGCCCGAAGCAGCAGAGGACGAAAGTGCGTTGAGCGATGAAATGAATTCAAGCTTGGAAGACGCAGGTGATGATCCGCTAGCCAACGATGATGCTCTGAGCGATGAGGAAAATGGAGTGGGTTTTCGCCATGTGGGGAGAACACAGTCTCATGTCATGGCGGTACCACATGGAAAACATGGAACCAAACTTGATCGAAGGGCCCATACTTTTGATGTGCCAGTAGAGAAGAAACCGGAATCGCACAAGAAAGGTGTCAATATAGTGAAGTCGCCAACTTTCGATAAGATGCTACGCAAAAATATGAAAGATAAGTACAACAGATTCACCAGAATCGGGAGACGTTTTACATCTTCTCGTACGGGCCATTTCAATGCCTTCACGGATGATATCGAGACTTTATCAGATAATGATCTTGCTAGTTTATATTCAAGGTCTAGCAAACATGCCCCGCCGAACTATCTGTCCTGGACACCAACCATTGGCAGAAATTCCACTTTTGTGGCGTTAACAGATGAACAGAAGGAAGAGTTAGGTGGTGTGGAATACCGTGCTTTGAAATTGCTCAGTACCATTCTAGTTTCCTACTACATTGGCTTCCACCTCGTGGGAATCATATGCTTTGTTCCTTTCATAACGAAGAGAATGAAGTATTTAAATATAATTAGAAGCGACGGCGTCGCCCCCGCTTGGTGGGGATTTTGGTATCCCCAAACATGTTTTAACGATTTGGGAATTACCCTTACCCCTGACTCAATGTTGTCATTCAAAGAGAACGCATTTACTTTGATTATAGGAGGATTCTTGATCGTTGCTGGAAATACAGGATTTCCAATCTTTCTTCGATTCATCATTTGGGTACTACATCGCTTCTCCAAGCCACTCACGCTGTACAAAGAGTCATTGGCGTTTTTATTAGAACACCCGAGAAGATGCTTTACGTTACTGTTTCCGTCGGGGCCTACATGGTGGCTGCTTTTTGTGCTGGTTGTGTTGAACTGCATAGACTGGTTGCTTTTCATCATTctggatttcaacaagaGCGTCTTGGAAAGCGTGAGACCGGGATACCGCGTCTTGGATGGACTTTTTCAGGCTATATCCACTAGGACAGCAGGCCTGTCAGTGGTGGATTTGTCTCGGTTGAGTCCTGCTGTACAGGTGAGTTATCTCGTGATGATGTACATCTCTGTCATGCCGTTGGCAATATCTATTAGAAGAACCAATGTCTACGAGGAACAGTCCTTGGGTGTTTATTTTGACAATAACGACGTTAGTTCCACAAACAATGCGGACGATAACAATAACAATAATCAAAACGGGAAAAGCAACCAGACGATATCTTTCATCGGCACACATTTGCGCAAACAACTGTCTTTTGATTTGTGGTTCTTGTTTCTTGGTCTGTTCATCATATGCATTTCGGAGGGTGGAAGATTGAATCAAGGTGATATACATTTCACTATTTTCAGCTGTCTTTTTGAAATCACTTCCGCTTACGGTACTGTGGGCTTGAGTCTGGGTTACCCAAACACAACTCCCTCCTTTTGCGGTCAGTTCAACACTTTATCTAAAGTGGTGCTCATTATCATGATGGTGAGAGGTAGACATAGAGGTTTGCCTTACGCAATAGACAGAGCTATCATGCTTGAGACCGACAAGATCAAAATGCGGGACGATTTGCAAGCCCACCATACTCTGAGACGGGCTCAAACTATGCTTTCAATGCCGACATATGCATCATCGCACCATGGCCCTTTGCTGAGGGTCAATACAACTCGAAACGAGGGATTCGATACGAGCAACATCTggccatttttgaaaaggAAAGCTTCTGCGGTGGCTGGAGAATTTAGAAGAAACTTGCAAACAAGGACTTATGGTTCTGAGGATGAAGAGGCCCTAGAGTTTGATGATGAGTCTGTTCCTTCATACAACGGCTACAGAGAAGCGGAAAATAACGAAAGGAATGTGATGGACAGAAATATAAATGAAAGATCTTCATTGTCGCCAACTGGACCCGCATCCGCAGACCCATCTTCTAAGCCCAACCGCCACAATTCACTTTAA
- a CDS encoding Nuclear and cytoplasmic polyadenylated RNA-binding protein PUB1: MTTELMSDHPSVSSSVSQVTPVQRPTTSTSLDDQYSFPASAIEGGRKISRTVLHVGGLHKSVTKITLRELFLPVGSPILCIKLFNDKNKSGFHYSFIEFGSHSSAESVLKSFDGTLVAGSPIKVSWAFQTQRSKSSNFHDLYVGDLSPDVNDEMLGRFFNNYRSFVQANVMWDMKSGRSRGYGFVSFQDFQDAQKCLHEMNGVMLGGRPIRLNTASRKTDHHQPSSHYMLSMHSEFSTIQPHPLNIPSIIPTQLYDIIYHQTPSWNSTIYLGNLVGYVTQEGLVSLLQKFGYIIDFKLCTERRCAFIKFDRHEHAAEAILRLNGMVMNGTQLKCSWGKQHGLITRANHD; this comes from the coding sequence ATGACTACAGAGTTGATGTCTGATCATCCATCGGTTAGTTCGTCTGTATCCCAGGTGACTCCAGTGCAGAGGCCGACCACAAGCACAAGTCTGGATGATCAATACAGCTTTCCAGCAAGTGCAATTGAGGGAGGACGAAAAATCTCTCGCACGGTTTTACATGTTGGTGGGCTGCACAAATCTGTGACCAAAATTACCCTAAGGGAGCTCTTTCTGCCCGTAGGTTCTCCTATACTGTGcatcaagcttttcaatgataaaaataaatctgGATTTCATTACTCTTTTATCGAATTTGGTTCACATTCATCCGCTGAAAGTGTATTAAAGTCCTTTGATGGGACCCTTGTGGCCGGCTCTCCAATCAAAGTTTCATGGGCGTTCCAAACGCAGCgctcaaaatccagcaaCTTCCACGATCTATATGTTGGGGACTTATCGCCAGACGTGAATGATGAGATGCTTGGTCGGTTTTTTAATAACTACAGATCTTTTGTTCAAGCAAATGTGATGTGGGACATGAAATCAGGCAGATCGCGAGGGTATGGATTTGTATCATTCCAGGATTTTCAAGATGCACAAAAGTGTCTACATGAGATGAATGGAGTTATGCTTGGAGGACGGCCAATAAGACTAAACACAGCAAGCCGCAAAACAGATCATCATCAGCCTTCATCCCACTACATGCTCTCTATGCACTCTGAGTTTTCAACCATACAACCACATCCCCTGAACATCCCTTCCATTATTCCTACACAACTTTATGACATAATATACCACCAGACCCCTTCTTGGAACAGCACGATTTACCTTGGAAATCTAGTAGGATACGTGACACAAGAGGGCCTTGTTTCTTTACTGCAGAAATTTGGCTACATCATTGACTTTAAACTGTGTACCGAAAGAAGATGTGCCTTCATAAAATTTGACCGTCATGAGCATGCTGCTGAAGCAATTTTGCGGCTGAATGGAATGGTCATGAACGGCACACAACTTAAGTGCAGCTGGGGTAAACAACATGGTTTGATTACCCGGGCCAATCATGATTAA
- a CDS encoding peptidyl-prolyl isomerase H (cyclophilin H) has product MIQGGDFVRGNGTGSKTIYGVDSFEDEGFMFKNEPMTVAMANSGPNTNGCQFFINLAHNSFLDGKHVVFGRVVGGEDIIRTIEHVTVDNERPVIDINISNCGEM; this is encoded by the coding sequence ATGATCCAAGGGGGCGACTTCGTGAGAGGGAACGGAACTGGAAGCAAAACGATTTACGGTGTGGATTCATTTGAGGATGAGGGCTTTATGTTCAAGAATGAGCCCATGACGGTAGCTATGGCAAATTCTGGCCCTAATACCAATGGATGTcaattcttcatcaatCTGGCTCACAATAGTTTTCTGGATGGAAAGCATGTGGTCTTTGGGCGTGTGGTTGGTGGTGAGGACATAATTCGGACAATTGAGCATGTGACCGTTGACAATGAACGTCCTGTGATTGACATCAATATTTCAAATTGTGGAGAAATGTGA